The window CGCCGATGCCACGGCTGGCCTGCGCGCCGGAGTCGTCGTCGACGGTGACGTCGAGGTGCGGGTCGCGGACCCCACACCGGGCCAGCTCGTGGCGTACCACCTGACCGTGCTGCCGATGTTGGCCGTCGCGGCGGCGGTGCTGGTCCTGCTCTGGACCGTGCTGCGCCGCGCCCGTCGCGGGGATCCGTTCGCCACCGGTACGGTCCGGCGGCTGCGCCGGATCGGTTGGGTCGCCCTCGTCGGTGGCGTCCTGGCGCAGCTCGTACAGCTGATCGCTTCGCTCGAACTGACCGCGCGGGTCACCGCGGACGGCGAGCAGTCCGCGACGCTGGACCTGACCCGGACCGGGTTGCTCCTGCTGCTGGGCTTCGGGTTCTTCGCCATCGCCGAGATCGTCAAGCGCGGACTGACGATGCGGACCGAACTGGAGACCGTGATCTGATGCCGCCCGA of the Micromonospora sp. NBC_01796 genome contains:
- a CDS encoding DUF2975 domain-containing protein, which translates into the protein MRFRNPDWLAELQGVVVVALVVLAGIIAFNVVTLADGGPVTARVPADAVAGVADATAGLRAGVVVDGDVEVRVADPTPGQLVAYHLTVLPMLAVAAAVLVLLWTVLRRARRGDPFATGTVRRLRRIGWVALVGGVLAQLVQLIASLELTARVTADGEQSATLDLTRTGLLLLLGFGFFAIAEIVKRGLTMRTELETVI